CGAACCAAAGTTTAACACCTGCTAAAGTACTCTTACCCGCTTCTTTTAATTTAACTGCCTTGATAGGGTATTTCGTTACCTGGTTACCCATACTGCTCCTTCCTTTGATCTCTAATTCTTCAAAATAAAAATCAAACTCTTTATTACGGGCAGTACAATTAGGACTCAGCACTACTTTCACCACTTCAGCTTCGCCATTTGGGTTGGCAGTGAAATAATGCACTTTACTTTTATCAGACCCTTTGGTAAGATCATATTCCTTATCACGTGTTACCCCTGTTACATTGAATCGTTTGGCATAACTCGTTCCACTTGCCCCATCTAAATAGATCATATTGTAAGTGGTACGCTCATCATTTTTTCTGAAAACAGCAGCATGAATGATGTCTTTCCCTACAAAGATCTTATCCGCAACTTTCACCACTTTCATGGTGCCGGATTTAGTGAATGCAATGATGTCATCATAATCAGAACAGTCACATAAAAATTCATCTTTTTTCAAAGAGGTACCAATGAAACCTTCTGCTCGATTCAGGTACAATTTCGTATTCGCGATCGCTACCTGTTTTACCTGAATGGTATCAAATTCTTTGATCTCGGTCTTTCTTTCCCGACCCTTTCCAAATTTTTTCAGCAAATTTTCAAAGTATGCAACCGCAAACTCTGTTAAATGCTCCAGATCAAATTTTACTTGTTTGATCTCGGCTTCAATTCCTTTGATCTGCTCATTGAGTTCATTGATGTCTAAGCGGTAAATCCTACGTACAGGTTTTTCAGTGAGCTTCAGGATATCCTCTCTTTCAATAGCGCGCTTCAACTTTTTTCTGAATGGCTCAAAGGCTTTACTGATCGCCTCGATCACCAGATCCCAGGTAGCATGTTTTTGCTCCAGCTCTTTGTATATCTTTTCTTCAAAGAATATTTTTTCCAATGAAGTATAATGCCATTTGTCTTCCAACTCTGCCAGTCTGATCTCCAATTCTCTTCCTAATAAAGTCTTGGTGTTATCAGCAGATACTTTTAATAATTCGTGTACCCCCAGGAACTGAGGTTTTTGATCCACCACTACACAAGCATTCGGAGAGATACTTACTTCACAATCAGTGAAAGCATACAAAGCATCAATAGTAATATCTGTTGATATCCCCGCAGCAAGATCAATATGGATCTCCACTTCTTGTGCCGTTACATCAGTCACTTTCTTGATCTTGATCTTACCCTGGTCATTGGCTTTGGTAATGCTCTCCATCAATTGAGTTGTGGTCACGCCAAAAGGCACATCCCGAATAACCAATGTCTTTTTATCCAATTCTTCAATATGTGCACGCACCCGAACCTTACCGCCTCTTTTCCCTTCATTGTAATTGGATACATCGATCATTCCTCCTGTTTGAAAATCAGGATAGATCTCAAATTTTTTCCCTTTCAGGTATTTGATCGAAGCATCGATCAGTTCACAGAAATTATGGGGAAGAATTTTAGTAGATAAACCTACTGCAATACCATCAGCTCCTTGAGCCAGTAGTAATGGGAACTTCATAGGCAAAGTGATGGGTTCATTCTTTCTGCCATCATAACTTAATTGCCAATGTGTTGTCTTATGATTGAATGCAACTTCAAGTGCGAATTTCGATAAACGTGCTTCAATATATCTTGAAGCAGCCGCTTCATCACCTGTTCTTACATCTCCCCAGTTACCTTGTGTTTCAATTAACAGGTCTTTTTGACCAAGATTTACCAATGCATCTCCAATACTTGCATCTCCATGCGGATGGTACTGCATACTTTGCCCGATAATGTTCGCTACTTTGTTAAAGCGACCATCATCCATTTCTTTCATTGCATGTAATATCCTGCGTTGTACAGGTTTCAAACCATCCTCAATAGCAGGAATAGCTCTTTCCAATATTACATAGGAAGCATAATCCAGAAACCAGTTCCGGTATTGCCCTTGTACGCCTGATTGATTTTCAAAAACCCTATTGGGCTGTTTTTCCTTCGCCATCTTCTCGTCATTTGTTAATGGTGTCTATTACACCCTATTTCTCAATTCTGAATGTATCGTCTTTAGCATCTTCTAACCCATTCAACTCGAACATGATGATATCTGTATCTGCAATCACTTCATGCCAAGCCCATGGTTGAATGAATATTTTAGCCGGTGCTTTCACTTGAACAGATCCTTTCGCTGCTCCTTTTACATCAAACCAATTCACCGTTGCTTCTCCTTGCATCAATATCAATTGCTCTGGATTTTTCGTAGGAGCGGTACCCTTGTGGTAATGTCGGCCACTGGCACTCCCTTTTTTCCTGTAAGCAATGATGAATTGTCCGGTTCTATCTGTATCAAAATAGTGCGTAGCCCCTCTTTCATCTTCTCCTATTTTAGCTACTTGTATGATTTCAACCATAGGTGCTGTTTGAGCTGTCTTCTAAAATTTGCAATCCGCTTTTTTTATTCAGTCGCTTCAATACTTGCATCCTGACTCTTTCCTCCCTGGGTCTTGATACTCATATCTTTCCATGATTTATTCCAATCACCGATCGCTTCTAATTTTCCTTCATTGATCAATTCTCTGATTCTCCACACTAAAAAGACATCTCCTGTTTTCACTTTCATCTTACTTAAGGTATTGGTTAATATCTTACTCAGCTTTTGTGGTTCTGAATTGATATGCGCCAATATATCTTTATCAAAAAAACTGACTTCCTTACCGATCAATTTTTTCCCACCTTCAAGAAAACGGACCATTGCAGACTCCTGACAATGTTTTTTCCACTCATCAGGATCTACCTCAAATTCACTGAGAGTAATAGGTCTGGCCAGCCGCTTCGCTTTTAAAAATTCTTTGGGCTGGATTTCATGGAGATAAGAAGGATAGAAAATTTGTCCTTTCTCATTAATGAATGGAAGGTTATTCAGATACAAGACCTGTATTTTTCCTTGAAAATCTTTCAATTGACTCATCAACCAGTAATAACCACAAACATCATGTGCATTTTGAGCCATCCATATCCATACTTCCGTATCAGGCTCTTCTGATAACTGTTTGATCAAATGATGTACGGTCAATTTATCATCGACCAGATCAAGTTGTTCGGTATAAGGAGAATAGGTCAGCAGGTCTTTCCACCAGTCACGACGTTGCTGGTATCCTTCTGCTTCGTAGATATCGCCCAATGGACCTACAGCATAATCGTCTTTGATCTCAAGGATCGTTCCTTGAATGGTTTCATCCAACTCCATGGCTTGTTGCAGTACGGCGATATTCGCAGTTTCGAAAACAATATGAATCATCTTGTGCTATTTAATACTTAGATCAGTTGGCTGCTACCTCCAGATCTAATTCTACTTTAAGATTATTAATAATAAAATCCTGTCTTTCCATGGTATTCTTACCCATATAGTATTCCAGCAGTTGCTGAATATGATCACCTTGTTCTAATATCACAGGCTGAACACGCATTTCCGCACCGATAAATCTTCCAAATTCCTCAGGAGAAATCTCGCCTAATCCTTTGAATCGTGTAATCTCAGGTTTTCCACCCAGTTTCTGGATTGCAGCCTGCTTTTCTGATTCATCATAACAATAAATGGTTTCCTGTTTATTTCTTACACGGAAAAGTGGTGTTTCCAGAATGTATACATGTCCACGTTTTACCAGATCAGGGAAAAACTGCAGGAAGAAGGTCATCATCAACAAACGAATATGCATACCATCCACATCGGCATCCGTTGCAATTACAATGTTGTTATAACGTAACCCTTCCATACCATCTTCAATATTCAATGCATGTTGCAGCAAGTTGAACTCTTCATTTTCATACACTACTTTCTTAGTGAGTCCAAACGCATTCAATGGCTTACCGCGCAAACTGAATACTGCCTGTGTATCAACATTTCTAGATTTGGTAATACTACCACTGGCGCTATCACCTTCGGTGATGAAGATGGTTGAATTCTTTTGTAAGGCTATGAATTCTTCTTTGTTCTTTGCAGGCAGATCATCATTCAAATGCACCCTGCAATCTCTTAGCTTCTTATTATGCAGGTTGGCTTTTTTAGCCCTTTCATTTGCGAGTTTTTTAATGCCTGCCAACTCCTTTCTTTCACGCTCACTCTGCTCAATTCTTTTGCGAAGGGCTTCTGCTACTGTTGGATTTCTATGTAGATAATTATCCAGTTCTTTGGCCAGAAATTCCTCTACAAACTTTTTCATGGATGGACCGCCCTCTGATACATTCTGCGAGCCTAATTTGGTCTTGGTCTGGCTTTCAAACACAGGCTCTTGCACACGCACAGAAATAGCCGCAACGATACTACCACGGATATCTGCAGCATCATAGTCTTTCTTGTAAAAATCCCGGATGACTTTGATATATGCTTCTCTGAATGCTTGTTGGTGTGTTCCACCTTGTGTGGTATACTGACCATTTACAAAAGAGAAAATATCTTCTCCATAATCATTGTTATGAGAAACGGCTACTTCAATATCATCCCCTTTTAAGTGAATGATTGGATAACGGAGCTCATCAGCATTGGTCTTGCGTTCTAACAAATCCAATAATCCGTTCTTACTTACATATTTCTTCCCGTTGAAATGAATGGATAAGCCGGCATTGAGGTAACAATAGTTCCAAAGCTGGCTATCCAGGTACTCATGGATGAAATGAAAATTGCGGAATACGGTTTCATCAGGAATAAAAGATACCAATGTTCCATTGGGTTCATCGGTCTTTTGTTCTTTGTGATCTTTTACAAGAACCCCTCTTTCAAATTCAGCTGTTTTTTCTTTTCCATCACGATGAGAAGTTACTTTGAAATACTGACTCAAGGCGTTCACCGCTTTGGTACCCACACCGTTCAAACCCACACTTTTTTGAAACGCTTTACTATCGTATTTGGCTCCGGTATTGATCTTACTTACTACATCTACCACCTTACCCAAAGGAATACCCCTACCATAATCACGTATACTTACCTGTTTGCCTTCGATCGTAATTTCCACTTGCTTACCAAAGCCCATGGTGTGTTCATCGATACAGTTATCGATCACTTCTTTGATCAGTACATAAATACCATCATCTGTTGCTGAACCATCACCCAATTTACCGATATACATCCCCGGCCTGAGACGTATATGCTCACGCCAGTCTAATGACCGTATCGATTCTTCATTGTACTCATTCAAATTCTTCTGTTCTGCCATAAATCTTCATTTTAATACACTGACTTCCACACATTAACATCCCTCCAACCCGCAAATCTAACCACCTGTACACCCGACACAATTTTTCTTTTCTACAAATGCCGTTTTCATGTGGATAAAACATTAAAAAATGTTGATTTTAGCAATTTTACCCCCTTCTGCCTACCTTTACCGCATCAACACCCTTCAAAAACAACCCATTCTGGATCTGCAACAGATCGCTATTCTTGCCGCTGAGCGACTGGAGGAGAATGATCGATTTGCCCGACAAGTGAAAGCCAATTCCGCTGACCAGATGGATGCAGTGGTTCACCGACTCAATAAAAATATCGAACGCCAAATAGATTGTACCCTTTGTGGTAATTGTTGCCGTAGTTTGATGATCAATGTTTCGGAATTGGAAGCAGACAATCTGTCCTCACACCTTCAAGTATCCAGAGCCTCTTTTGATGACACTTATTTGGAAAAAGGAAGCAATGGTATGATGTTGATGAATGCGATCCCCTGTACTTTTTTAGAAGCGAATCGTTGTAATGTGTATGAACATCGTTTTGAAGGATGCAGGGAATTTCCTGCCATGCACTTACCGGGATTCTCTAAAAGATTATTCACAACCCTTATGCACTACGGACGTTGTCCCATCATTTTTAATATCGTGGAAGAAATGAAAGATGAAATGGGATTTGAGAGAGAGGTGTGAATGGTGAATGGTGAATTATCAATTTTCTTTCACCATTCACCATTCACTTTTGACTTTTTACTTTTAATTCTTCTATGCTACAATTCGGAATAGATCAAGTCCTTCAACAAAATCCAAACTGGAAGCAACTTCGCATTGGGATGATCACTAATGAAGCAGCCCAAACACGTGATGGAATAGCTTCAAGAAAAGCTCTGCTAGATAATGGATTTAACATTACCATCTTGTTTTCACCAGAGCATGGCTTAGATGTAACAGGTGCTGATGGACATGCCATGAGTGACGGAAC
Above is a genomic segment from Sediminibacterium sp. KACHI17 containing:
- a CDS encoding YkgJ family cysteine cluster protein; protein product: MLILAILPPSAYLYRINTLQKQPILDLQQIAILAAERLEENDRFARQVKANSADQMDAVVHRLNKNIERQIDCTLCGNCCRSLMINVSELEADNLSSHLQVSRASFDDTYLEKGSNGMMLMNAIPCTFLEANRCNVYEHRFEGCREFPAMHLPGFSKRLFTTLMHYGRCPIIFNIVEEMKDEMGFEREV
- a CDS encoding DNA gyrase/topoisomerase IV subunit A — encoded protein: MAKEKQPNRVFENQSGVQGQYRNWFLDYASYVILERAIPAIEDGLKPVQRRILHAMKEMDDGRFNKVANIIGQSMQYHPHGDASIGDALVNLGQKDLLIETQGNWGDVRTGDEAAASRYIEARLSKFALEVAFNHKTTHWQLSYDGRKNEPITLPMKFPLLLAQGADGIAVGLSTKILPHNFCELIDASIKYLKGKKFEIYPDFQTGGMIDVSNYNEGKRGGKVRVRAHIEELDKKTLVIRDVPFGVTTTQLMESITKANDQGKIKIKKVTDVTAQEVEIHIDLAAGISTDITIDALYAFTDCEVSISPNACVVVDQKPQFLGVHELLKVSADNTKTLLGRELEIRLAELEDKWHYTSLEKIFFEEKIYKELEQKHATWDLVIEAISKAFEPFRKKLKRAIEREDILKLTEKPVRRIYRLDINELNEQIKGIEAEIKQVKFDLEHLTEFAVAYFENLLKKFGKGRERKTEIKEFDTIQVKQVAIANTKLYLNRAEGFIGTSLKKDEFLCDCSDYDDIIAFTKSGTMKVVKVADKIFVGKDIIHAAVFRKNDERTTYNMIYLDGASGTSYAKRFNVTGVTRDKEYDLTKGSDKSKVHYFTANPNGEAEVVKVVLSPNCTARNKEFDFYFEELEIKGRSSMGNQVTKYPIKAVKLKEAGKSTLAGVKLWFDDKFGRLNTEEKGQYLGSFEDEKLLVIYNDGSYELTDTEMTQRFDPEKVTLIEKFDANKIITAVYLDNDKGQFNIKRFKIETSTLKTQFLFIKEGDGNRLEAVTTDEEPILVVQTGRGAQVRKAKFKVAKMVEVMGWKAVGAKLTDFNKSIEMEWEQRPKDENPMPELF
- a CDS encoding DUF1835 domain-containing protein, translated to MIHIVFETANIAVLQQAMELDETIQGTILEIKDDYAVGPLGDIYEAEGYQQRRDWWKDLLTYSPYTEQLDLVDDKLTVHHLIKQLSEEPDTEVWIWMAQNAHDVCGYYWLMSQLKDFQGKIQVLYLNNLPFINEKGQIFYPSYLHEIQPKEFLKAKRLARPITLSEFEVDPDEWKKHCQESAMVRFLEGGKKLIGKEVSFFDKDILAHINSEPQKLSKILTNTLSKMKVKTGDVFLVWRIRELINEGKLEAIGDWNKSWKDMSIKTQGGKSQDASIEATE
- a CDS encoding DNA topoisomerase IV subunit B translates to MAEQKNLNEYNEESIRSLDWREHIRLRPGMYIGKLGDGSATDDGIYVLIKEVIDNCIDEHTMGFGKQVEITIEGKQVSIRDYGRGIPLGKVVDVVSKINTGAKYDSKAFQKSVGLNGVGTKAVNALSQYFKVTSHRDGKEKTAEFERGVLVKDHKEQKTDEPNGTLVSFIPDETVFRNFHFIHEYLDSQLWNYCYLNAGLSIHFNGKKYVSKNGLLDLLERKTNADELRYPIIHLKGDDIEVAVSHNNDYGEDIFSFVNGQYTTQGGTHQQAFREAYIKVIRDFYKKDYDAADIRGSIVAAISVRVQEPVFESQTKTKLGSQNVSEGGPSMKKFVEEFLAKELDNYLHRNPTVAEALRKRIEQSERERKELAGIKKLANERAKKANLHNKKLRDCRVHLNDDLPAKNKEEFIALQKNSTIFITEGDSASGSITKSRNVDTQAVFSLRGKPLNAFGLTKKVVYENEEFNLLQHALNIEDGMEGLRYNNIVIATDADVDGMHIRLLMMTFFLQFFPDLVKRGHVYILETPLFRVRNKQETIYCYDESEKQAAIQKLGGKPEITRFKGLGEISPEEFGRFIGAEMRVQPVILEQGDHIQQLLEYYMGKNTMERQDFIINNLKVELDLEVAAN